The proteins below are encoded in one region of Methanofollis aquaemaris:
- a CDS encoding coenzyme F420-0:L-glutamate ligase yields the protein MHIEVIPVEGLPLIHQGDDLAEMICKLVAFEDGDVLCLASSVYSKAHGHTRLLDEIVPSANAERIAQKTHEDPRFVQAVLDDTTDVILEDPFILSETVTGHVGVRAGLDHSNVEDGMVVRLPPDPMTAAAGLRDALRVVCGKEIRVIITDTCGRSFRRGQAGVAIGWSGMTAIRDFRGDHDLFGHTLEITEEAVVDEVAGFSNFVMGESNNGIPAVVFRNCPQWNGHDDLHFRRDEDIIRQALGKN from the coding sequence TATCGAGGTAATCCCGGTCGAAGGCCTCCCACTTATCCATCAGGGGGATGACCTCGCAGAGATGATCTGCAAACTGGTCGCCTTCGAGGACGGCGACGTCCTCTGCCTCGCCTCATCGGTCTACTCCAAGGCGCACGGCCACACCAGACTGCTCGATGAGATCGTTCCCTCGGCAAACGCAGAGCGTATCGCTCAAAAAACCCATGAAGACCCCAGGTTCGTCCAGGCTGTCCTCGACGACACCACCGACGTCATCCTGGAAGATCCTTTCATCCTCTCCGAGACCGTCACCGGCCATGTCGGTGTGCGGGCCGGACTCGACCACTCCAATGTCGAGGACGGCATGGTCGTCCGTCTCCCCCCCGACCCGATGACAGCCGCGGCCGGACTGCGGGACGCGCTCAGAGTGGTCTGTGGCAAAGAGATCAGAGTGATCATCACCGACACCTGCGGCCGCTCCTTCAGGCGGGGCCAGGCGGGCGTCGCCATCGGGTGGAGCGGGATGACGGCGATCCGCGACTTCCGCGGCGACCACGATCTCTTCGGCCACACCCTCGAGATCACCGAAGAGGCGGTGGTCGACGAGGTCGCGGGCTTCTCGAACTTTGTGATGGGCGAGAGCAACAACGGCATCCCGGCCGTGGTCTTCAGAAACTGCCCCCAGTGGAACGGACACGACGATCTCCACTTCAGGAGAGACGAAGACATCATCAGACAGGCGCTCGGCAAAAACTAA
- a CDS encoding preprotein translocase subunit Sec61beta: protein MAKKSSGRLVSSAGLVNYYDSESRRAFHINPMYVVAIAAAVGVFILLLDFFY, encoded by the coding sequence ATGGCGAAGAAAAGTAGCGGACGGCTTGTCTCGTCTGCGGGTCTTGTGAACTATTATGACAGCGAGAGCCGGCGGGCGTTCCATATCAACCCGATGTACGTGGTCGCGATCGCCGCGGCGGTGGGCGTCTTTATTCTCCTGCTGGACTTCTTCTACTGA
- a CDS encoding amidohydrolase family protein, giving the protein MPEQTYEATILIGEALESVTGTIVVTDGVVTGIEEGPVSTDRWICPALFNAHTHLGDTVAMDCATCGNLSDLVKPPHGLKHRILRATPRDRLVAGMQASLDVMAATGTVGFADFREGGPEGVLALREALKGSPLHSLILGRDGGETFGDGVGISSVTDIADAEEQVARARAAGKAVAFHAGEKNPNDIDGALAYDPDLLVHCTHATDRQLRAIADAGIPIAVCVRSNWILGVTRGADHPPVKKMLEFGCTPLLGTDNVMFVQPDMFREMAFVETVTRLPPAEILRAAVKGAGLAGRTYFIEEGQKANFIIINTFKSNLRFSTDPVASIVKRAGRGDFLETVINTQTE; this is encoded by the coding sequence ATGCCGGAACAGACGTACGAGGCGACTATTCTCATCGGGGAGGCCCTCGAATCGGTGACCGGTACGATCGTTGTCACAGACGGGGTCGTGACCGGGATCGAGGAGGGGCCGGTGTCCACCGACCGCTGGATCTGCCCGGCACTCTTCAATGCCCATACCCACCTCGGCGACACCGTCGCCATGGACTGCGCCACCTGTGGCAACCTCTCCGACCTGGTCAAGCCCCCACACGGACTCAAACACCGGATACTCAGGGCGACCCCGCGAGACCGTCTTGTAGCTGGCATGCAGGCCAGCCTTGACGTGATGGCGGCCACCGGCACGGTCGGGTTCGCCGACTTCAGGGAAGGCGGACCCGAAGGAGTGCTCGCACTCAGGGAAGCGCTCAAAGGATCCCCCCTCCACTCCCTGATCCTCGGGCGGGATGGAGGGGAAACCTTCGGCGACGGCGTCGGGATCAGCAGCGTCACCGACATCGCCGACGCCGAAGAGCAGGTGGCCAGGGCGCGGGCCGCGGGCAAGGCCGTCGCCTTCCATGCCGGGGAGAAGAACCCGAACGACATCGACGGCGCCCTCGCCTACGACCCCGACCTCCTGGTCCACTGCACCCACGCCACCGACCGGCAGCTGCGGGCCATTGCTGATGCCGGCATTCCCATCGCCGTCTGCGTCCGCTCCAACTGGATCCTGGGCGTGACCCGCGGCGCCGACCACCCGCCGGTGAAAAAGATGCTCGAATTCGGGTGCACCCCCCTCCTCGGCACCGACAACGTCATGTTTGTCCAGCCCGATATGTTCAGAGAGATGGCCTTTGTCGAGACCGTCACCAGGCTTCCCCCGGCCGAGATCTTGCGCGCCGCGGTGAAGGGGGCGGGACTCGCGGGCAGGACCTACTTCATTGAAGAGGGACAGAAAGCCAATTTCATCATTATTAATACTTTCAAATCAAACCTCAGGTTCAGCACGGACCCGGTCGCCTCCATCGTCAAGCGGGCGGGACGGGGCGACTTCCTCGAAACCGTTATAAATACACAAACTGAGTGA
- a CDS encoding universal stress protein — MFHTIVVAVDGSEISMKALETAMHEAEVWDADLHLVYVVETSMFSSIPMDNTWEIIYSLLETEGKEVFEKARTRAEQEELSIETHLRDGHAGNEILALADEVGADLIIIGSRGKSNIDRLLLGSVSEHVVRNSSCTTMVVR, encoded by the coding sequence ATGTTCCACACAATTGTCGTCGCCGTCGACGGTTCAGAGATTAGCATGAAGGCCCTCGAGACCGCCATGCACGAAGCGGAGGTCTGGGATGCGGACCTCCATCTAGTTTATGTTGTTGAGACCAGCATGTTCTCCTCCATCCCCATGGACAATACCTGGGAGATCATCTACTCTCTCCTGGAGACCGAAGGAAAAGAAGTCTTTGAAAAGGCCAGAACGCGCGCCGAGCAGGAGGAACTCTCCATCGAGACCCACCTGAGAGACGGTCACGCCGGAAACGAGATCCTCGCCCTGGCCGACGAGGTCGGAGCCGACCTGATCATCATCGGTTCTCGCGGCAAGAGCAACATCGACCGCCTCCTCCTCGGCAGCGTCTCCGAGCATGTGGTCAGGAACAGCAGTTGCACGACCATGGTGGTGAGATAA
- a CDS encoding CBS domain-containing protein has translation MYVRDYMTKDVVSVEIPSNRDDILKILKRTGISGVPVTEKGKVVGVVTRKDLLRKSEETQVALLMSPHPAMISVDAPLAEAARLMTTHKFRRLPVIDENECLVGLISAADLVAAIAQLRIKDEISEHFTSNTFALWEETPLPLVGRIMEISDVEAVPIMDDKGRVSGIIAERDLIRSSHIEDSVEVSDFSNGTDDDEWTWESIRDMHVISYGVSKVRLPDKPVSAAMIQNVITVPKNAGVSECALMMKRSRLDQLPVVNGDKKLIAMLFDRELIKVLCAGPGEAPDQ, from the coding sequence ATGTACGTCAGAGATTATATGACCAAAGACGTCGTCTCGGTTGAGATCCCCAGCAACCGCGACGACATCCTCAAGATCCTCAAGCGGACCGGGATCAGCGGCGTGCCGGTCACCGAGAAGGGTAAAGTCGTCGGTGTCGTGACCAGAAAGGATCTTCTCCGCAAGTCGGAAGAGACCCAGGTCGCCCTCCTGATGTCACCCCACCCGGCGATGATATCCGTCGATGCCCCCCTGGCCGAGGCGGCCAGGTTGATGACCACACACAAGTTCCGCAGGCTGCCGGTCATCGACGAGAACGAGTGCCTTGTCGGACTCATCTCGGCCGCAGACCTGGTGGCGGCGATCGCCCAGCTCAGGATCAAAGATGAGATCTCAGAACACTTCACCAGCAACACCTTTGCCCTCTGGGAAGAGACGCCGCTCCCGCTCGTCGGACGGATCATGGAGATCTCCGACGTCGAGGCCGTGCCGATCATGGACGACAAGGGACGGGTCTCGGGGATCATCGCTGAACGCGACCTGATCCGCAGTTCCCACATCGAGGACTCGGTCGAGGTCTCCGACTTCTCGAACGGGACCGACGACGACGAGTGGACCTGGGAGAGCATCAGGGACATGCATGTGATCAGTTACGGCGTCTCCAAGGTGAGACTCCCCGACAAACCGGTGAGTGCGGCGATGATCCAGAATGTCATCACCGTCCCGAAAAACGCCGGGGTGAGCGAATGTGCACTCATGATGAAGCGCTCGCGCCTCGACCAGTTGCCGGTGGTCAATGGCGACAAAAAACTCATTGCAATGCTCTTTGACCGAGAGCTCATCAAGGTGCTCTGTGCCGGGCCCGGAGAGGCCCCGGATCAATAA
- the psmB gene encoding archaeal proteasome endopeptidase complex subunit beta: protein MPEIHQEILKGTTTVGLVFHEGIVLATERRATMGNLIASKKAKKVYQIADRIGMTTAGGVGDAQSLARLMQVECNLYKVRHGKNISVGAAATLLSNYLQQNRYYPYYVQLLVGGVDRKGPSVYSVDAMGGASLEDEIVSTGSGSPMAYGVLEDRFHPDLKEAEAAELATRALKAAMRRDSASGEDISVVVITGEKYEEQTVESTKKYSELIQ, encoded by the coding sequence ATGCCTGAAATACATCAGGAAATACTCAAAGGAACCACAACTGTGGGTTTAGTCTTTCATGAGGGCATCGTCCTCGCCACCGAACGGCGTGCGACGATGGGCAATCTCATCGCAAGCAAGAAGGCAAAGAAGGTCTACCAGATCGCAGACCGTATAGGAATGACCACAGCCGGCGGTGTTGGCGACGCACAGTCGCTCGCCAGGCTGATGCAGGTGGAGTGCAACCTTTACAAGGTTCGCCACGGCAAGAACATCTCGGTTGGTGCTGCAGCGACGCTTCTCTCCAACTATCTCCAGCAGAACCGGTATTATCCGTACTATGTCCAGCTTCTGGTCGGCGGCGTCGACCGGAAGGGTCCGAGCGTCTACTCGGTCGACGCCATGGGCGGAGCCTCGCTGGAAGACGAGATCGTCTCCACCGGCTCGGGCTCACCGATGGCATACGGTGTCCTTGAAGATCGGTTCCACCCCGACCTGAAGGAAGCCGAAGCGGCTGAACTCGCCACCAGGGCACTCAAGGCGGCGATGCGTCGCGACTCGGCTTCCGGCGAGGACATCAGTGTCGTCGTCATCACCGGAGAGAAATACGAGGAACAAACCGTCGAATCGACCAAGAAATACTCTGAATTGATCCAATAA
- a CDS encoding beta-CASP ribonuclease aCPSF1 gives MLIEDRLKELRDKINAKVPAGIVISQVEFEGPELVIYTDEPKKFADQEDLIKVLARDLRKRIVVRPTILEDPETAVTKINAVVPENAGISDIFFDPDTGEVLIEAEKPGVVIGKNGATLREITKNTCWTPKVVRTPPIESSTVKQVRQYLRSIKDDRKAFLRTIGRRIHRDVIAKDHWVRVTTLGCCREVGRAAFLLTTPESKILIDCGEKPGSATSTPYLYVPEISPLSSVDAVVLTHAHLDHCALVPLLFKYGYDGPVYSTPPTRDLAALLQLDYLDVVKKDAGRQPYTSNEVKEYLKHSITLNYGSVTDIAPDIKLTFHNAGHILGSAVAHFHVGDGLYNIAFTGDFNYQKTRLFSPAVSSFPRLEAVFMESTYGGSRDLQPPREEAENKLYEVVNRTIERGGKVVIPAFAVGRSQEVMLALEEGMRKEKIPKVKVYLDGMIKEATAIHTTYPEYLNSDLRNQIFRDGLNPFLAECFVQVDSSELREKVIGGDPCVIVTTSGMLSGGPVMEYLYALAPDERNTLIFVGYQADGTFGRRLQKGWREIPVGNRETMVVRLDIETVDGFSGHSDRKQLMNFVHHLQPRPEKIYTIHGDEGSTIDLASSIYKRYRIETRSPMNLETYRMV, from the coding sequence ATGCTCATAGAGGATAGACTCAAAGAACTCAGGGACAAGATCAACGCTAAGGTCCCGGCCGGGATTGTCATTTCCCAGGTCGAGTTTGAAGGCCCTGAGCTGGTCATCTACACCGACGAACCCAAAAAGTTCGCCGACCAGGAAGACCTGATCAAGGTGCTTGCCAGGGATCTGCGTAAGCGTATCGTTGTTCGACCCACCATCCTTGAAGACCCCGAGACCGCGGTCACCAAGATCAACGCGGTCGTCCCTGAGAACGCAGGCATATCAGACATATTTTTTGACCCTGATACCGGCGAGGTGCTCATCGAGGCCGAGAAGCCGGGTGTCGTCATCGGCAAGAACGGGGCGACCCTGCGTGAGATCACCAAGAATACCTGCTGGACGCCCAAGGTGGTGCGGACCCCGCCAATCGAGAGTTCGACGGTCAAGCAGGTGCGACAATACCTCCGTTCCATTAAGGACGACCGTAAGGCGTTCCTGCGCACCATCGGCCGGCGGATCCACCGGGATGTCATCGCCAAGGACCACTGGGTCAGAGTGACGACTCTGGGATGCTGCCGGGAGGTCGGGCGTGCGGCCTTCCTCCTCACCACACCTGAGAGCAAGATCCTCATCGACTGCGGAGAAAAACCAGGGAGTGCTACGAGCACGCCGTACCTGTACGTGCCCGAGATCTCTCCGCTCTCTTCCGTCGATGCGGTGGTGCTCACTCACGCCCACCTGGACCACTGTGCCCTTGTCCCGCTTCTCTTCAAGTACGGCTACGACGGGCCCGTCTACTCGACGCCGCCGACGCGGGACCTGGCGGCACTCCTCCAGCTCGACTACCTGGACGTGGTCAAGAAGGACGCCGGCAGGCAACCATACACCTCCAATGAGGTGAAGGAATACCTCAAGCACTCGATCACCCTCAACTATGGGTCGGTCACCGACATCGCACCCGACATCAAACTCACCTTCCATAATGCCGGGCACATCCTGGGATCGGCCGTCGCACACTTCCATGTCGGAGACGGCCTCTACAATATCGCCTTCACCGGCGACTTCAACTACCAGAAGACCCGTCTCTTCTCACCGGCGGTCTCGAGTTTCCCCCGTCTCGAGGCCGTGTTCATGGAGAGCACCTACGGCGGGTCGAGAGATCTCCAGCCGCCACGCGAGGAGGCCGAGAACAAACTCTACGAGGTCGTGAACCGGACAATCGAACGGGGCGGCAAGGTCGTCATCCCCGCCTTCGCAGTCGGACGGTCGCAGGAGGTCATGCTCGCTCTCGAAGAGGGTATGAGGAAGGAGAAGATCCCGAAGGTCAAGGTCTACCTGGACGGGATGATCAAGGAGGCGACGGCCATCCACACCACCTATCCCGAGTATCTCAACTCCGACTTGCGCAACCAGATCTTCAGGGACGGACTCAACCCCTTCCTGGCCGAGTGCTTTGTTCAGGTCGACTCCTCTGAACTGCGGGAAAAGGTCATCGGCGGCGACCCGTGTGTCATCGTCACCACGAGCGGTATGCTCAGCGGCGGGCCGGTGATGGAGTATCTCTACGCCCTGGCCCCTGACGAGAGGAACACCCTCATCTTCGTCGGGTACCAGGCCGACGGCACCTTCGGCCGCAGGCTCCAGAAGGGCTGGCGCGAGATCCCGGTCGGCAACCGTGAGACGATGGTCGTCAGGCTGGATATCGAGACGGTCGACGGGTTCTCCGGTCACTCGGACCGCAAGCAGTTGATGAACTTCGTCCATCACCTCCAGCCCAGGCCCGAGAAAATTTACACCATCCACGGCGACGAGGGGAGCACCATCGACCTGGCCAGTTCGATCTACAAGCGGTACCGGATCGAGACGCGTTCGCCGATGAACCTCGAAACCTATCGTATGGTATAG
- a CDS encoding MFS transporter, which yields MRQRLTLLLGVFAVMALSNAVVPVLPALAEGAAFQGAIFSAYFLGAFLTVFPAGLLSDRIGRVFLVRAALLLTIASGALILMVSDPLALLAARALEGIGAGLFVPAAMSWINLQSDHRKMSGNFIAALNVGLVVGLVVAGWLNGFFGSSGGIMAFTVITLIPLLLSLMMKDVAVGPVPGGGADLLAIGRDYFWMYVATIMLIGATGAVTALYPEYTGEEAAALGVQLGAMNVATIFSSLAASRVSLKPIPTIRASAALMGAAVALLYFTPVAFVLIGALAGVVIIAQVNYLAADPTHQGAVMGLFNTATYAGMTLLPFAAGVVAEYQDFAAAFAMIAVLAVIMAATIGRCRCKVPE from the coding sequence ATGAGACAGCGCCTCACCCTTTTGCTCGGCGTCTTCGCCGTGATGGCGCTGTCCAATGCAGTCGTCCCGGTCCTGCCGGCCCTCGCAGAGGGCGCGGCGTTCCAGGGCGCCATTTTTTCCGCGTATTTCCTCGGAGCATTCCTGACGGTCTTTCCGGCAGGGCTCCTATCAGACAGGATCGGGCGGGTGTTCCTGGTCAGGGCCGCACTCCTGCTCACCATCGCGAGCGGAGCATTGATCCTGATGGTCTCAGACCCGCTCGCCCTCCTGGCGGCGCGGGCCCTGGAGGGGATCGGGGCCGGGCTCTTCGTGCCGGCGGCGATGTCCTGGATCAATCTCCAGTCCGACCACCGGAAGATGAGCGGCAACTTCATCGCGGCCCTGAACGTCGGCCTGGTCGTCGGCCTGGTGGTGGCAGGATGGCTGAACGGGTTCTTTGGGTCTTCAGGGGGAATCATGGCCTTCACGGTCATCACCCTCATCCCGCTCCTCCTGAGTCTGATGATGAAAGATGTGGCGGTCGGCCCGGTGCCGGGCGGCGGTGCCGATCTGCTTGCCATCGGCAGGGACTATTTCTGGATGTACGTCGCGACGATCATGCTGATCGGGGCGACCGGTGCGGTGACGGCACTGTACCCCGAGTACACCGGTGAAGAGGCGGCGGCCCTGGGCGTACAGCTCGGGGCGATGAATGTGGCCACCATCTTCTCGTCCCTGGCGGCGTCACGGGTATCTCTGAAACCGATCCCGACGATCCGTGCATCGGCGGCGCTGATGGGGGCGGCGGTTGCCCTCCTGTACTTCACGCCGGTGGCCTTCGTGCTCATCGGGGCACTGGCGGGAGTGGTGATCATCGCCCAGGTCAACTACCTGGCGGCCGACCCGACCCACCAGGGGGCGGTGATGGGATTGTTCAACACCGCGACCTATGCAGGGATGACCCTCCTGCCCTTTGCGGCCGGGGTCGTCGCCGAGTACCAGGATTTTGCAGCGGCATTCGCAATGATCGCCGTCCTTGCGGTCATCATGGCCGCCACCATCGGGCGGTGCCGGTGCAAGGTTCCGGAATAA
- a CDS encoding ribonuclease III family protein produces the protein MEWTRKIELTQFLAQPGIGVTDPDDETLARFDQAMTHRSYAYEHPLELCPRPDYERIEFLGDRVLNFIVAEYLFRHFDCSEGALSKRMEATKNEHLGVIVPATGIGLEQHILLGAGQPLTRPIIADVFEAFICALYLHLGLDRTREIVLGLIADDVLHFDPDGNVIGRLQEHLQQEYSEMPEYLILGREGPDHAPTFACAVTAPGLLSARGRGRSKADAKRAAARKALSALEDRADASLTR, from the coding sequence ATGGAATGGACCAGAAAAATAGAACTCACGCAATTTCTTGCACAGCCCGGGATCGGCGTCACCGACCCCGACGACGAGACCCTCGCACGCTTTGACCAGGCCATGACGCACCGGTCCTACGCCTACGAACATCCCCTGGAACTCTGCCCCCGCCCTGACTACGAGCGGATCGAGTTCCTCGGCGACCGCGTCCTCAACTTCATCGTGGCCGAATATCTCTTCCGCCACTTCGACTGCTCGGAGGGGGCGCTCTCAAAACGGATGGAAGCGACCAAGAACGAGCACCTCGGGGTGATCGTTCCGGCGACCGGGATCGGGCTCGAACAGCATATCCTCCTCGGCGCAGGCCAACCCCTCACCCGCCCGATCATCGCCGACGTCTTCGAGGCCTTCATCTGCGCCCTCTATCTCCACCTCGGCCTCGACCGGACGCGCGAGATCGTCCTCGGGCTCATCGCCGACGACGTCCTCCACTTCGACCCGGACGGCAATGTCATCGGCAGGCTCCAGGAGCACCTCCAGCAAGAATACAGTGAGATGCCCGAATACCTCATCCTCGGGCGCGAAGGTCCGGACCATGCCCCGACCTTCGCCTGCGCGGTCACCGCTCCCGGCCTCCTCTCGGCCAGGGGCCGTGGCCGCAGCAAGGCCGACGCCAAGCGGGCCGCCGCGAGGAAGGCCCTCTCAGCTCTTGAAGATAGGGCCGACGCTTCGCTTACTCGATGA
- a CDS encoding aldehyde dehydrogenase family protein yields MKMLIGGEWKAAASGGEMEVVNPATWETIGTVPLGGHEDAGAAVDAAGSAFAGWADLPPVERGKVLFRTAALVREETEHLAATLVAEQGKPLREATDEVRGFAHVLEYYAGLSSSLYGESINTKAYGRIIVERRPLGVCVGIVPWNMPVLIAGWKIGPALVAGNTMVLKPASTTPLTTLAIGDLFLRAGLPEGVLNVVTGPGETVGEALVTHPNVRKVSFTGDIGTGRHVAETAAQTMKHVALELGGSDPMIVCDDADLKAAAAGAVVGRFYNCGQTCTAVKRVYVFSDVAERFKELLVEKTRAITVGDGMETWVRMGPLNNAAGLERIEGVVEDVREEAEILTGGRHPGGKGFFYEPTLITGLPADAPTLREEVFGPVLPVVEVEDLDEAVEAANSTRYGLGASIWTKEIGRAERGCRDLEAGIVWVNQHLKVPPETPFGGVKWSGTGRENGLHALERYTEEKALLIRS; encoded by the coding sequence ATGAAGATGCTCATCGGCGGAGAATGGAAGGCGGCCGCGAGCGGGGGGGAGATGGAGGTGGTCAACCCGGCGACCTGGGAGACGATCGGGACGGTGCCGCTGGGCGGGCACGAGGACGCCGGGGCGGCAGTGGACGCCGCGGGCAGTGCGTTCGCGGGCTGGGCCGACCTCCCGCCGGTTGAGCGGGGGAAGGTGCTCTTCAGGACGGCGGCGCTGGTCCGCGAGGAGACGGAGCACCTTGCGGCCACGCTCGTCGCGGAGCAGGGCAAACCGCTGCGGGAGGCGACCGACGAGGTGCGGGGTTTTGCTCATGTCCTGGAGTACTACGCAGGGCTTTCGTCGTCCCTGTACGGTGAGAGCATCAACACAAAGGCCTACGGGCGGATCATCGTCGAGAGGCGCCCCCTCGGGGTCTGCGTCGGGATCGTCCCGTGGAATATGCCGGTGCTCATCGCGGGCTGGAAGATCGGACCGGCGCTGGTGGCCGGGAACACGATGGTGCTCAAACCCGCGAGCACCACGCCGCTGACGACCCTGGCCATCGGCGACCTCTTTCTCAGGGCCGGGTTGCCGGAAGGTGTCCTCAATGTCGTCACCGGTCCTGGCGAGACGGTGGGCGAGGCCCTGGTCACGCATCCGAATGTCAGAAAAGTCTCGTTCACCGGCGATATCGGGACCGGGCGGCATGTGGCCGAGACGGCAGCGCAGACGATGAAGCATGTGGCCCTGGAGCTCGGCGGGAGCGATCCCATGATCGTCTGCGACGATGCCGACCTTAAGGCCGCCGCGGCCGGGGCGGTGGTCGGGCGGTTCTACAACTGCGGTCAGACCTGCACGGCGGTGAAGCGGGTGTACGTCTTCTCTGACGTTGCCGAACGGTTCAAGGAACTGCTCGTCGAGAAGACCCGTGCGATCACGGTCGGAGACGGGATGGAGACGTGGGTGCGAATGGGGCCGCTGAACAACGCGGCCGGGCTTGAGCGGATCGAGGGAGTGGTCGAGGACGTGCGGGAGGAGGCGGAGATCCTCACCGGCGGGAGGCATCCGGGAGGGAAGGGGTTCTTCTATGAACCGACGCTGATCACCGGTCTTCCCGCCGACGCCCCAACTCTGCGCGAGGAGGTCTTCGGCCCGGTGCTCCCGGTCGTGGAGGTCGAGGATCTCGACGAGGCGGTGGAGGCGGCGAACAGCACCCGCTATGGTCTTGGGGCATCGATCTGGACGAAGGAGATCGGGCGGGCCGAGCGCGGCTGCCGGGACCTGGAGGCCGGCATCGTCTGGGTGAACCAGCACCTCAAGGTGCCGCCTGAGACACCGTTTGGCGGGGTGAAGTGGAGCGGCACGGGACGGGAGAACGGGCTGCATGCGCTTGAGCGCTATACTGAGGAGAAGGCGCTGTTGATCAGGTCGTGA
- a CDS encoding S-adenosylmethionine decarboxylase family protein: MTTWDALSDDDIIERFREQCSWGLYTSVDLKECDPEAIRDADTIRRFIVELCDLIDMKRFGEPTVVHFGPNEKVAGYSMTQLIETSLVSGHFANETNAAYLDIFSCKEYGPKKMGEFCKQFFGARSMTTHVLFRD, translated from the coding sequence ATGACAACCTGGGACGCCCTCTCTGACGACGATATCATCGAGCGGTTCAGAGAGCAGTGTTCCTGGGGCCTTTACACCAGTGTTGACCTCAAGGAATGCGACCCTGAGGCCATCAGAGATGCCGACACGATCAGACGGTTTATCGTTGAGCTCTGTGACCTCATTGATATGAAGCGTTTCGGCGAGCCGACGGTCGTCCACTTTGGCCCCAACGAAAAAGTGGCCGGATACTCGATGACCCAGCTCATCGAGACCTCTCTGGTCTCCGGCCACTTTGCCAACGAGACCAACGCAGCCTACCTCGACATCTTCTCCTGCAAGGAATACGGCCCCAAGAAGATGGGGGAGTTCTGCAAGCAGTTCTTCGGCGCCCGCTCGATGACCACCCACGTCCTCTTCAGGGACTGA